From the Candidatus Paceibacterota bacterium genome, the window CTCGTTAGGCTGGTAAAAAACTTGGGCTTTGCCGACTTCAAATGGTGTCTCTTCGGTAGTAATGATTGGTGATGGCTCGCGGGCAAGTCGCAGGTAAACCGGCCCAATCATTCCAGCGGCAGCCAAGGTGGCTTTTCTCGCCTCAATAGCATCACAAGGAGAAATGACAGTCATATTGGGTAGAACTCGCATAATAGCTAGATCTTCCAAGGCCTGATGGCTACCGCCATCAGGTCCCACCGAGACTCCAGCGTGAGAGCCGACAACTTTAACGTTGGCATTGTTATAACAAACAGTGGTGCGGATCTGCTCCCAATTTCGGCCTGGACTGAAAGTGGCGTAAGAAGATAAAAACGGAATTTTCCCCATAGCGGCCATGCCAGAGGCAACGGTTGCTAAGTTCTGTTCGGCCACGCCAATTTCCACGAATCGCTCCGGAAATTTTTCTTTAAAGGAGAGCATTTGCGTTGATTCAGTCAGGTCAGCGCAAAGACCGACAATGTTTTCATCTTTTTCTGCGGCCAGTACCAACCCTTGTCCAAATCCTTTTCGAATTGGTACTTGCTCTACATCTTTATCAAAGATTTTTGGATTTAAATTATTCATGCTCGCTTCTAATTTTTCCACTTAACGTTCGTAACTCATTGAGAGCCATTTTCGCTTCTTCTTTATTTGGTGCTTTGCCATGCCAATGGAAATCGCGTTCAAATTCTTTCACTCCCTTTCCCGGAATGGTGTGGGCAATGATGACTGATGGTTTTTCAAAAATGGCTTTGGCTTGATCGATTGCCGATACAATTTCACTAAAATTATGCCCGTCAATTTCCTGAACATGCCAATTCCAAGCTTCCCAACGAGCACGCAGGTTCTCGAGCGGCATAATGTCTTCAGTGAAACCGTCAATCTGAATATTGTTGCGATCAATGATGGCAATCAGGTTTCGTAATTTTTCTTTGCCAGCCAGCATGGCTCCTTCCCAGCTATTTCCAGCGTCCAGTTCCCCATCGCTCATGAGGCAATAAATATATCGATCAGATGATGGGCCGCGATCAATCCGATCGCCGAGAGCCATGCCGACCGCTTGTGAGAGGCCGGAGCCCAAGGGACCCGAGCTATTTTCCAAGTACGGCAAAAACTCCCGATGAGGATGCCCTTGCAAACGTGAGCCGAACTTCCGTAAGGTCTTCAACTCCTCAATTGGGAAATAACCGGCGTGAGCCATGGTGGCATAGAGCACGGGACAGATGTGTCCGTTTGAGAGAACTAGCCGATCTCTCTCCTCCCATTTGGGATTTTTGGGATCGTGCTTGAGGATTTTAAAATACAAAGCGGTAAAAATGTCGGCCATTCCGAGCGGGCCAGCAGTATGGCCGGAACCGGCCTCAAGAAGCATTTCAATAATTGACTGGCGAATTTCATTCGCTTTCGTTTCCAGTCCCCAGATTGTTTGGTCAGAGAGCATCATGAGTGAAATTATAACATTTAAAGATTTTGAAAATCGGTAATAGCTCCCTCAATATCTCCACTTTCAAAGATAGCGGAACCGATGACTAGACGGTCGGCGCCGGCGGCGATTAAAGCCGGCGCCGACTCAGAATTCACTCCGCCGTCGACACTAATAACAGTCGACGGCGATCTCTCCTTCAATTCCCTCACCCTCTCCACCACTCTCTCATCAAATGGCTGCCCTTGGTAGCCAATCTGGGCAATCCCCATTAATTGAACAAAGTCTACATAATCTAAAAATGACAAAGCTTCTTCAATCGGCGTTTCCAAATCCAAGCCAAGTCCCACTTCCACTCCATCGTTTTTAAGGTCTTCTAAAACCTCTCTCAAATCACCTTTAACGCTCTCCAAATGAACCGCTACTCTGCTGGCTCCGGCGGTTATCCACTTGCTGGCTTCGTGTTCTGGGTTATCTACCATCAAATCTATTTCAAAGTCTAATCGATCCCAAAATGGTAACCCCTCTTCTTCATGCAGGACTTTTTCAAAATCAGGATCAGCATGCAAATTGTACGGCCAGCTCTTGGAGCTCACAAACCGTCCATCCATTACGTCAATTTGAACTACTGGTACGGTCGTCGAGACTTGCGCCAGTTTTTCTCGCAAGTCTTCATAACTTTCCGGCATTATGGCGGGAATGATTTCTGCCATTATTTTTTTCGGGTTACCTTATGTAACAATCTTCTGAAAATAGTTTTCTGACTTTTCATAGTCACTGATTCAATTTCTTTGATTTTCTCAATTCGCCTTGGGTGCCGCTCTTCATCTACCAAGAATTTCGCCCCAAGCCAAAGCCTTACCATTTCCTTAGCTTCCTTTTCATTTAGAAATCTGGCACCGAGGGAGAGGATATTGGCATCATTATGATTGCGAGAGAGCTTAATAATCTCCCGATTGCCCCCATAATAGACAACTGCTCGAACGCCAGGGAATTTATTAGCCACAATTGCCTCCCCTTGCCCCGAAGCACCCAGAATAATTCCGCGAGTATTTTCCGGATCTTCCGAGACTTTTTCTGCCGCTAATTTAATAAAATCAGGATAATCGTCGCCCATCTTATAAACAAAAGCGCCCATATCTACCACCTCATGCCCTTCCTGTTTCAAAAACGGAATCAGAACATCCTTTAATTTAAATCCAGCGTGGTCTGAAGCTATAAAAATCTTCATTTAATTTTAGATTAACTTGCCAGCTTCGATAACATGTTCAACAAGGGAGTGTGTGTACCCCATTTCGTTGTCATACCATGAGAGAACCTTCACTAAATTACCATCAATAACGCGGGTCAGTCCGAGATCGGCAATGGCGGCATGAGATTCGCCGAGGATGTCGCTGGAAACAATTTGATCAGTCACCACCGTAAATACTTTCTGCCAGCGCGGGTCAGTAGCCGCTTTAGTTAAAATAGAATTAACTTCCTCAACTGAAGTAGGTCGTTTGGAAATAAAAGTGATGTCAGCAATTGAACCGGCCGGCACGGGTACTCGCATAGAAATGCCATCAAACTTCCCTTCGAATTGAGTCAGGGCTTTGGCGGTGGCGATGGCGGAGCCGGTAGAAGTCGGTACGATATTTTGGGCCGCTGCGCGGCCCTCTTTCCAGTCTTTCTTGTTCGGTCCGTCCACAATTGATTGGCTGGCAGTGTATCCGTGAACGGTGGTGAGAATGGCTTTTTCGATTCCAATGGTTTCGTCAAGAATGGCTAGAATCGGGCTAGCCGAATTAGTGGTGCAGGAAGCATTTGAACTAATTTGAACGCCTTTCAGGGCCGCTTCATTCACTCCCATCAGCACAGTCGGAGCGCCGGCAGAAGCATCTTCTTTTACTGGAGCGCTGATTACTACTCGTTTAGCGCCGGCATCAAGATGAGGTTTGGATTTTTCAAAACTCGTAAAGAAGCCCGTTGACTCCACTACTACATCGATATCTAAATCTTTCCAAGGAAGTTGAGCGGGGTCTTTTTGGCTCAGAAATTTAACATTTTTTCCATCAATAGTCAGGCTCTGTCTGTCAGGAGCAATTTCAATCTGCAAGCCACTCCGGCCATAAACAGTGTCGTATTTTAATAGATAGGCAATGTTTTCAATATCACCGAGATCATTGAGAGCGACAATTTCAATCTCCGGTCTTTTACTGGCTACTTTATAGAATGCTCGGCCAATACGGCCGGCACCATTAATAGCTACACGAATTTTTTTCATACAAAAATTATAGCATTTCAGAGCTTCCCTCCCAATTGAAAGAGGGCGGCCGCTTCGCGGCCGCCCTCTTCCTCAATTCTTATGAAGTGGAGCTCCCTGAATCCGTTGGAGGCGCTGGTTCTGATGGAAGCGGCTCTGGAGCGGGATCAGTGCTTGTTCCGGAGATAGTTGAATTAGGAGAAGTTGAGGCGATGGAATCAGTAGAAGTAGAGCTTATGGTTGACCCATTAGAGCTTCCAGAAGTGTTGTCTGGCACTACTACGGTATTGTTGTTGGAATCAACAGTAATGACGGTGCCGCTTCCTTGAGTGGTTGAAGTAGCCGTAACGTCCTGACATTCCCCCGCTACGTTTACCATCGCACCATTTCGAATAACGACGCAATATGGATCACCGGTTACCTGATCGTAAAGAGTGATGCCGTTTGGATGAGAAGGCGCACCCACTGTAAGCTGCTTGGTAAACAGATGCGAGACATAAGCAATACCGTTTAGCATTTCAGCACCAAAGGATTGGAGCGCCGAAAGAAGATCGGCTCCGAGACCTGGGCCGCCGCCTCCGGCGGCGGCCCCTCCCCCAATATTCAGACTCTCCAAACTCTTCACTCGCAAGTCGAGCGAAGCGAATGCCGCCGTAGTCGACGCATTCTTATCATCCACTTTCTGATTTAGTCCTTTTATGGCTTCTACTAAGTATGGCCCTACCTGGGCATAGAGAAGGGATTTATAGCCATTGGCATCGGTTCGTACCAACTCCGGAATGGTCTTCTCCACATCCTGAGCGATAAAGCCAACTTGCGTAGTGGTCGTATCTCCTTGTCTCCAGTTATAGGTCACTCCCTGCAAAGCTAGAACTTTATTCAGAGAATCTGATAGCGGATTAATATTCTGCTTCAATCGCTCATCTGAAGAACATGACCATCCTGTTCCTGCCACTACCGTACACTGAGCAGTGCCGGCGCTACCATAAAATCGCGCCACATCTGTTCCTGCAGCAGAAACAGTTAAAGGATACGTTGGAGTGCTCGTCCCAATGCCGACGTTACCAGCACCATTGTACACAATAGCGGGAGTAGCAAGTCCATACATACCAAACGATGTATAGTTTGATGTTGAATTTGTTCCTACATAATTAAAATCAATTGACGCAAGATTATAGTTTGAGGCATCTCTTCCTAATACATAACCGACCGTATTTGAACCTCCTGCTGTAGTCAGTCCGGAATAAAGCATCTTGGTAATCCAACCATTTGTTGGTCTAGAAGTTGGCTCAACCGATAACGGTGATCCGGGGTTTGTAGTACCGATGCCTACGTTCCCTGTCGCGGTATTCACAAACAAGGCCGGCGTCGTTCCAGTGGCTACATTTAAGTTGCCCCAGACATCCAGTTTTTGAGAAGGAGAGGAGGTTCCAATCCCGACGTTGCCTGAAGCGAGAATGGTCATTCGTGTTAAGGCTCCGGTAGCAAAACTTATACTATTTGTTGGGGAATTACCACTAGTATTGTCCGAAGTAAAAGCTAAACCGACATTAGAATAAAATTGGGCGGTATTTGGAAAAGAAAATGCCCAATTACTATTAACTAGACCGAAACCTCCGTTCGTCCCATCGGCGCGGACAACTTGTACTCCTGAAAAGGCACTGGATCCAGTATTAGCATTTCGAATAGTAAGACCGTTTACAAAATTATTATCTGAATACGCAACACTTAGAGGTGTAGAGGGGGTTGTTGTTCCAATCCCGACATTGCCATTTCCATCAATTCTCATCGCTTCAGTATTGCCTACACCCGTTCGGGAAGTTGAAAAAATGAGTTGGCCAGTTCCCCAATTGCCATTTCTTGTTCCAGCTTGAGCCGCAATAGAAGCGATTCCTACAGCGTTTCCGGGGAGGTCGCGAGAAGCAAAAACTATTTGGTTAAAATTGTTTGCTGTCTCATCAAAATTATATAGAGTTAGTGCTGGTATGTTGTTGGCCAGAGTAGTGTTGCTATCTGATTGAAATATTCCTGTCACCGGGGCCCCTATATTACTTCCGTACCAGTAACCATTTGGTACTGACCCACCAATATTTAAGAAGTTCTGAGGACTATTTGTACCTATTCCCACATTCCCCGTCGCCGTATTCACAAATAGGGCCGGTGTGGTTCCCGTCGCTACATTCAAGTTCCCCCAGACGTCGAGTTTGGAACCAGGCGTCGTTGTTCCAATTCCCACATTCCCTGAAGATTTTATAATCAATGCTTGAGTGCCATTCTGTCCTCCATTATTTGGAATAAATCCAATATCACTAATAGATCCTAATTCCATAATGGAGTTAGCTCGTCCAATGAAAGAGCCGCCTTCATTATTGAAGTTAGCTATTGTATTAAAATTGGCACCCCCATTTACATCAAGTTTATACTGAGGATTCGTCGTTCCAATCCCGACGTTGCCACTCGGCAAAATAGTGACTTGTTGATTGAATGTATTATTAGAAGATGCGCCAAGTGTTAGAGGATAATTCTGCATTGAGCCCAATTCAATACGCCCAGCGCCTGCATTCATGTGCAGCAAGCCGTACTTGGTTGTACCTTGTAAAAGCTCAAGAAAAACATTTTGGCCAGTAGGAGCTCCAAAACTCATTCCGCCGTACGAACTTGTTGATTGAACATATAAAAGTGGATTTGAGCCATTGGAAATGGCACCTCCTCCAACACCTGCTACATGGAGATTTGCAGTTGGACTACTCGTCCCAATCCCGACGTTGCCTGTAAATGTGCTCGTGCCTGTAACTGCAATCGTACCTCCTATAGTGGCATTGCGAAGTAAGTAAAGATCTCGCCATCCCTGACTTCCTGCAGCGCCGAGGTCTTGACCTCCAGACGGAGTTAATATATTGGCACTAAATAAAATGTTTCCACTATCTGAAGAAATTATTCTTGTAGCACCGTTAATTTGAATCATACCGCTCAGTCCACCATTGCCGCTCCGAATGGCTCCACCATTTAATGTTTCAATAGTTCCATCAACAAGTAAATTATTTGTTCCAGGATCACTGACCCCTCCAATATGAACTCCTCCTGCAACAGCGAGTTTAGCTAAAGGCGTGCTTGTCCCAATGCCGACATTGCCCGATGAATCAATTCTCATTCTTTCCGATCCGTTTGTAAGCAGCCTAATTGGTCCAGACGTTGCATTATTAATCTCTAAGAAATTACCAGCTTGTTGATTGAAGGATATAGATGCTAATCGGCCAGTTGATGTTAGAAGATCAGCAAAGTTGACCGTATAAGTAGGGTCGGTCGTATAGTAAGTTGTGCCTTGATTAGAACCATTAATCATAATTTGTACACCTCCGTTATCGAAGGCGGGGTTGCCGAACCCGTCTGGCCAGTTTAATCGGGTTGTGCCTGTTACTGTAAGTTTTTTTGAAGTGTTTGTTGTTCCAATCCCGACATTTCCCGCTTGAGTAATGTGAAATAATGACGTACCCGTCGAGGAGGCAATCTCAACTGCGTCCTTCCCCGCCACTGCTTGGAGAGTCAGTGTTGAGGATTGAGAAGTAGTGCCAAGAGAGAGATTGCGGACAATTAAGTCGCGGAAAGTGCCGGCAGAGCCGTTGTTGATTTCAAAAATCCCGGCAGCATTTCTGGTTAAACCGATATCAGGTGTTGAGCCAGTACCAAAAACTATTCCCGCCGTAGTCCAGCGAGATGGGGTGTTGTTAAAATTATTGCTACCAAGACCTAAACCTGCGGAGACTAGAGTTGAGTTGTTACCGGCATCCTTTAAGAGAAGGACGTCATTCCCTCCTATCCCGATATCTAATTCGTGAGTGCCCTGATTCTTGAAATAATGTCCTCCATTTATTGGAAAGAGGGTCACCACTCCACTCCCGCTTGGAGCTAAAGTGATATTCTGATTCGTTCCTCCAGCATACATGGTCAAGCCGCCTGCTCCTCCTGTAATCTGCCCATTGCTCGCCACTATTGATCCGGCAAAAGTGGAAGTGGCGGAAGCATTCGTCGCCACAAAGTTCCCGGCTGTCTCGGTGCCCGTGGTAGTAGCATTTCCGGAGTTTATGAAGTTAGAAGCGGTGACGTTCCCGGTAAAATATCCGTTACCCACGACTGTTACCTTTTCAAAAGGAGTGGTGGTGGCAATGCCGAGGTTGCCCGCAACTGAACTATTCCCAGCCCCACTTACAGTTAAAGTGCCGGGCTGAGTAGAGTTGCCACTGTCGTCAATTGCCCATTTAATAGCATTTCCTGTTCCCTGAATTTGGAAACCGCCTTGGTTACCAGAACCTGTTCCGCCATAACGGATTCTTGCAATATTGCTTAACCAAGAAAGACCTACACTTGCTGATTGATTAGTAGGATTTAAAACTTCAACATCACCGCCAGAGGCTCCAGAGCTTTGGATAATACCATTGTATACATCTAATTTAGATCCCGGACTAGTCGTACCGATCCCTACATTGCCATTCGCATCGATTCTCATTCGTTCAGAGCCACTGGAGCCGGTGCCAAAACGCAAAGAATTAGATCTCCCTTCGATCCGGGCGTTCTCGTTGTTCGTGCTGTAGAAAGTTAGATATTCTCCTGTATTGCCGGCATTGGTGCCCGCATTTTGGAGTCGAAAAATTTCCACAGTTGCATTGTCTAAATCATTCTCAACATAGAGCTTAGCGGTTGGATTTGTTGTTCCAATCCCGACATTGCCGGCAAAGGTAGAGTTGGCCGCGCCGTCTGTAGCCACAAAGTAGGCGGCCACATTAGCACCGGTAGAAGTAGAATTAGTAAAAGTTAAATTAGTAAAGTTGGCATTATTGGCAAAGAAGTTGGAGGAAGTGGCACTGGTGAAGTTTCCGGACGTACTTGTAATTCTAGTACTAAATAAGTTTGTCCCGGTCGCATTGCCAAAAATAAAATTTGAGACATTGCCGTTGGTACCATTTAGATTGGTGGAGAAGAGATTGGTAGAGGTAGCACTAGTGAAGAGATTGTTGGTGCTTGATAGATTGGCTAGGGAGAGATTAGTGCCAGTCGCATTGGTGAAGATGAGATTGGTAATGTTAGAACTTGAAGCGTTTAGATTGTTGACGTTCTGAGTGTTGGTGAAGGTGGTGGTGCCAGAGACATTGAAGTTGCCGTTGACGGTGAGATCGTGATTGACGGTGAGATTTCCCCCAGTGTATAGATTTCCGGCAATGGTTGAAGTAGAAAAGCCGTTAAAGAAATTATTAATTTGGTTTTGGATATTAGTAATGTCGGAGTTTG encodes:
- a CDS encoding transketolase C-terminal domain-containing protein, translating into MEKLEASMNNLNPKIFDKDVEQVPIRKGFGQGLVLAAEKDENIVGLCADLTESTQMLSFKEKFPERFVEIGVAEQNLATVASGMAAMGKIPFLSSYATFSPGRNWEQIRTTVCYNNANVKVVGSHAGVSVGPDGGSHQALEDLAIMRVLPNMTVISPCDAIEARKATLAAAGMIGPVYLRLAREPSPIITTEETPFEVGKAQVFYQPNEKARVGIIATGALVYQVLLAANQLETEGLAAKVLNISTIKPLDEEAIINLAKETEAIVTVEEHQTTGGLGSTVAECLAKNQPTKIVFIGVHDKFGQSGKPAELIEHYGMDANSIKTAVRRLLN
- a CDS encoding transketolase, which produces MLSDQTIWGLETKANEIRQSIIEMLLEAGSGHTAGPLGMADIFTALYFKILKHDPKNPKWEERDRLVLSNGHICPVLYATMAHAGYFPIEELKTLRKFGSRLQGHPHREFLPYLENSSGPLGSGLSQAVGMALGDRIDRGPSSDRYIYCLMSDGELDAGNSWEGAMLAGKEKLRNLIAIIDRNNIQIDGFTEDIMPLENLRARWEAWNWHVQEIDGHNFSEIVSAIDQAKAIFEKPSVIIAHTIPGKGVKEFERDFHWHGKAPNKEEAKMALNELRTLSGKIRSEHE
- a CDS encoding RpiB/LacA/LacB family sugar-phosphate isomerase; the encoded protein is MKIFIASDHAGFKLKDVLIPFLKQEGHEVVDMGAFVYKMGDDYPDFIKLAAEKVSEDPENTRGIILGASGQGEAIVANKFPGVRAVVYYGGNREIIKLSRNHNDANILSLGARFLNEKEAKEMVRLWLGAKFLVDEERHPRRIEKIKEIESVTMKSQKTIFRRLLHKVTRKK
- a CDS encoding glyceraldehyde 3-phosphate dehydrogenase NAD-binding domain-containing protein, which encodes MKKIRVAINGAGRIGRAFYKVASKRPEIEIVALNDLGDIENIAYLLKYDTVYGRSGLQIEIAPDRQSLTIDGKNVKFLSQKDPAQLPWKDLDIDVVVESTGFFTSFEKSKPHLDAGAKRVVISAPVKEDASAGAPTVLMGVNEAALKGVQISSNASCTTNSASPILAILDETIGIEKAILTTVHGYTASQSIVDGPNKKDWKEGRAAAQNIVPTSTGSAIATAKALTQFEGKFDGISMRVPVPAGSIADITFISKRPTSVEEVNSILTKAATDPRWQKVFTVVTDQIVSSDILGESHAAIADLGLTRVIDGNLVKVLSWYDNEMGYTHSLVEHVIEAGKLI
- a CDS encoding tail fiber domain-containing protein, coding for MNHNPVFNKVLGSLFLISVLFLNVSKVEAASSVGSTSFFNSNSAIINSIKDAAHLYGTLPTQVANSYSGLGQQGINMEASVLSSISDFLKHFFDLFKKPAPISTTTSSIVIQPNTGNQNNYQPSTISNVTTYSKNQPVTIVDPQKTTIIQSGVTEKELNQKLSNLDQELRTLIFGAQSGSAPNQPAPITNNYITYSGGSAPIGSWTGPSNSDITNIQNQINNFFNGFSTSTIAGNLYTGGNLTVNHDLTVNGNFNVSGTTTFTNTQNVNNLNASSSNITNLIFTNATGTNLSLANLSSTNNLFTSATSTNLFSTNLNGTNGNVSNFIFGNATGTNLFSTRITSTSGNFTSATSSNFFANNANFTNLTFTNSTSTGANVAAYFVATDGAANSTFAGNVGIGTTNPTAKLYVENDLDNATVEIFRLQNAGTNAGNTGEYLTFYSTNNENARIEGRSNSLRFGTGSSGSERMRIDANGNVGIGTTSPGSKLDVYNGIIQSSGASGGDVEVLNPTNQSASVGLSWLSNIARIRYGGTGSGNQGGFQIQGTGNAIKWAIDDSGNSTQPGTLTVSGAGNSSVAGNLGIATTTPFEKVTVVGNGYFTGNVTASNFINSGNATTTGTETAGNFVATNASATSTFAGSIVASNGQITGGAGGLTMYAGGTNQNITLAPSGSGVVTLFPINGGHYFKNQGTHELDIGIGGNDVLLLKDAGNNSTLVSAGLGLGSNNFNNTPSRWTTAGIVFGTGSTPDIGLTRNAAGIFEINNGSAGTFRDLIVRNLSLGTTSQSSTLTLQAVAGKDAVEIASSTGTSLFHITQAGNVGIGTTNTSKKLTVTGTTRLNWPDGFGNPAFDNGGVQIMINGSNQGTTYYTTDPTYTVNFADLLTSTGRLASISFNQQAGNFLEINNATSGPIRLLTNGSERMRIDSSGNVGIGTSTPLAKLAVAGGVHIGGVSDPGTNNLLVDGTIETLNGGAIRSGNGGLSGMIQINGATRIISSDSGNILFSANILTPSGGQDLGAAGSQGWRDLYLLRNATIGGTIAVTGTSTFTGNVGIGTSSPTANLHVAGVGGGAISNGSNPLLYVQSTSSYGGMSFGAPTGQNVFLELLQGTTKYGLLHMNAGAGRIELGSMQNYPLTLGASSNNTFNQQVTILPSGNVGIGTTNPQYKLDVNGGANFNTIANFNNEGGSFIGRANSIMELGSISDIGFIPNNGGQNGTQALIIKSSGNVGIGTTTPGSKLDVWGNLNVATGTTPALFVNTATGNVGIGTNSPQNFLNIGGSVPNGYWYGSNIGAPVTGIFQSDSNTTLANNIPALTLYNFDETANNFNQIVFASRDLPGNAVGIASIAAQAGTRNGNWGTGQLIFSTSRTGVGNTEAMRIDGNGNVGIGTTTPSTPLSVAYSDNNFVNGLTIRNANTGSSAFSGVQVVRADGTNGGFGLVNSNWAFSFPNTAQFYSNVGLAFTSDNTSGNSPTNSISFATGALTRMTILASGNVGIGTSSPSQKLDVWGNLNVATGTTPALFVNTATGNVGIGTTNPGSPLSVEPTSRPTNGWITKMLYSGLTTAGGSNTVGYVLGRDASNYNLASIDFNYVGTNSTSNYTSFGMYGLATPAIVYNGAGNVGIGTSTPTYPLTVSAAGTDVARFYGSAGTAQCTVVAGTGWSCSSDERLKQNINPLSDSLNKVLALQGVTYNWRQGDTTTTQVGFIAQDVEKTIPELVRTDANGYKSLLYAQVGPYLVEAIKGLNQKVDDKNASTTAAFASLDLRVKSLESLNIGGGAAAGGGGPGLGADLLSALQSFGAEMLNGIAYVSHLFTKQLTVGAPSHPNGITLYDQVTGDPYCVVIRNGAMVNVAGECQDVTATSTTQGSGTVITVDSNNNTVVVPDNTSGSSNGSTISSTSTDSIASTSPNSTISGTSTDPAPEPLPSEPAPPTDSGSSTS